One genomic region from Haloterrigena gelatinilytica encodes:
- a CDS encoding DUF7344 domain-containing protein, translated as MNTRAALEGTTAAFDGLSAPRRRYLLSVLYDRQEPTSLETLATEVAVREHASPIVTDEQVRTAHIELVHNHVPRLLEAELLVEEPATDGTRRIALAERSLFDADWVAFLLENPTGGPDWDEQQVNRTLETLGPVRRREVCRVLARQPDGLAVADLAAILAARSEETRLVDVDESARAPVETRLAHDDLPALENAGLVAYDRADGTASIETDAAQWRAEWLAAGPLADVCSLLCGDRSERDGGDGESEPADGSPSEGACRTLEGTETVVAKSCELADSAEEELVVTVPDAGLLGRRCLERWRAAADRGVDVYVGSRSPRVRDTVRSAVPGATICEPQCDWLNFPAGRINHGHVVFADRERVLLVTRADEPSAPAGTAAITGDGSENALVRLVREHVGPRLDRLQSQYADAGGPESTPLPL; from the coding sequence ATGAATACCCGCGCTGCTCTCGAAGGAACAACCGCCGCGTTCGATGGTCTCTCCGCCCCCCGACGGCGGTATCTCCTTTCGGTCCTCTACGACCGGCAGGAGCCCACGTCGCTGGAAACGCTCGCGACGGAAGTGGCCGTCCGCGAACACGCTTCGCCGATCGTCACCGACGAGCAGGTCCGGACCGCGCACATCGAACTCGTTCACAACCACGTCCCCCGACTGCTCGAGGCCGAGTTGCTGGTCGAGGAACCGGCCACCGACGGAACGCGCCGGATCGCCCTCGCCGAGCGGTCGCTGTTCGACGCCGACTGGGTGGCGTTCCTGCTCGAGAACCCGACCGGGGGTCCGGACTGGGACGAACAGCAGGTGAACCGAACGCTCGAGACGCTGGGTCCCGTCCGCCGCCGCGAGGTCTGTCGCGTCCTCGCGAGACAGCCCGACGGGCTCGCCGTCGCGGACCTCGCCGCGATCCTCGCGGCGCGCAGCGAGGAGACGCGGCTCGTCGACGTCGACGAATCCGCGCGGGCGCCGGTCGAGACGCGACTCGCTCACGACGATCTACCCGCGCTCGAGAACGCCGGTCTCGTCGCGTACGATCGGGCGGACGGAACCGCCTCGATCGAGACCGACGCGGCTCAGTGGCGAGCCGAGTGGCTGGCCGCGGGGCCGCTCGCGGACGTGTGCTCCCTCCTGTGCGGGGACCGGTCGGAGAGAGACGGCGGCGACGGGGAGAGCGAACCTGCCGACGGTTCGCCGAGCGAGGGCGCCTGCCGGACGCTCGAGGGGACCGAAACCGTCGTCGCCAAGAGCTGCGAGCTCGCGGACAGCGCCGAGGAGGAACTGGTCGTGACGGTGCCCGACGCGGGGCTGCTCGGGCGGCGCTGTCTCGAGCGCTGGCGGGCCGCCGCCGACCGCGGGGTCGACGTCTACGTCGGCTCGCGGTCGCCCCGCGTTCGAGACACCGTCAGGTCGGCCGTTCCCGGGGCGACCATCTGCGAGCCCCAGTGCGACTGGCTGAACTTCCCCGCCGGACGGATCAACCACGGACACGTCGTCTTCGCCGACCGCGAGCGCGTGCTGCTCGTCACACGCGCCGACGAGCCGTCGGCGCCGGCGGGGACGGCCGCCATCACCGGCGACGGTTCGGAGAACGCGCTGGTACGGCTCGTCCGCGAACACGTCGGGCCGCGGCTGGACCGATTGCAATCCCAGTATGCCGACGCCGGGGGGCCGGAGTCGACGCCGCTCCCGCTCTAA
- a CDS encoding calcium/sodium antiporter has translation MLSGIPLYLALLAAGVVALYGGAELLVAGAGRLALGIGLRAATVGVTVVAFATTAPELFVSTIGALNVSTDIGLGAVIGSNIANIGLVLGISALIKPLQVSSIVMRRHVPFMVFAAILLVALGANGTIGRLEGAVFLLVLAGFTGYLLYYVNADPAPMMDDPDAGDGISPRDVALVAGGLIALVAGSRWLVSGGTGLLSALGFSDLFIGLTVLALGTSLPELAASVVSAVRGETAFSIGNVVGSNIYNILAVLGIVALITPIEIASSTLRLELPFLIVFTVLLVAMMGYGRRLTRLDGAALVVGYGAFIYLLFPS, from the coding sequence ATGCTTTCCGGAATCCCGCTCTATCTCGCGCTCCTCGCGGCCGGTGTCGTCGCGCTCTACGGCGGCGCGGAACTGCTCGTCGCGGGCGCCGGCCGACTCGCGCTCGGAATCGGCCTCCGGGCGGCGACCGTCGGCGTGACGGTGGTCGCCTTCGCGACGACCGCGCCGGAACTGTTCGTCTCGACGATCGGCGCGCTGAACGTCTCGACTGACATCGGTCTCGGCGCGGTCATCGGCTCGAACATCGCCAACATCGGGCTGGTGCTCGGTATCTCCGCGCTCATCAAACCCCTGCAGGTCAGTTCGATCGTCATGCGCCGGCACGTCCCGTTCATGGTGTTCGCGGCGATACTGCTGGTCGCCCTCGGCGCCAACGGGACGATCGGCCGCCTCGAGGGCGCGGTCTTCCTGCTGGTGCTGGCCGGCTTCACCGGCTATCTGCTCTACTACGTCAACGCCGATCCGGCGCCAATGATGGACGATCCGGACGCCGGAGACGGGATCTCGCCCCGTGACGTCGCGCTCGTCGCCGGCGGACTGATCGCGCTCGTCGCCGGATCGCGGTGGCTGGTCTCCGGCGGCACCGGGCTGCTGTCGGCGCTCGGCTTCTCGGACCTCTTCATCGGCCTGACGGTGCTCGCGCTCGGCACCTCGCTGCCGGAACTGGCGGCGTCGGTCGTCAGCGCCGTCCGCGGCGAGACCGCGTTCTCCATCGGCAACGTCGTCGGCTCGAACATCTACAACATCCTCGCGGTGCTGGGGATCGTCGCCCTGATCACGCCGATCGAGATCGCCTCGAGCACGCTCCGGCTCGAGCTCCCGTTCCTGATCGTCTTCACGGTCCTGCTGGTCGCGATGATGGGATACGGGCGGCGGCTCACGCGACTCGACGGCGCCGCGCTCGTCGTCGGATACGGCGCGTTCATCTACCTGCTCTTTCCGTCGTAG
- a CDS encoding helix-hairpin-helix domain-containing protein, which produces MAILQKLKSLLGFGDSDPERGRGREVGVTVEREGSREDEADAEPTETEPEPETETAPATETPAPSSSTSGADETAAGTEEPAVESDEPSVDVEESTAAESADDSGVEEATASDAEDETADVEDLPDSAADAAIKEAEPDDSTDAADEESTDADATTEPEAEPEPAAAAEPEEEPAEPETADEPAETDAEAASEPTEAADDADDETNQEPVDSIKGIGPAYADRLAAAGVETVGDLAAADAADLSEQTDISEKRIQGWIDRADVR; this is translated from the coding sequence ATGGCAATCCTCCAAAAGCTGAAGTCGCTGCTCGGGTTCGGCGATTCGGACCCGGAGCGAGGACGCGGTCGAGAGGTCGGGGTAACGGTCGAACGGGAAGGGTCGCGGGAGGACGAGGCCGACGCCGAACCGACCGAGACCGAACCGGAACCGGAAACGGAGACGGCACCGGCAACGGAAACGCCGGCGCCCTCGAGTTCGACGAGCGGCGCGGACGAAACGGCCGCCGGAACCGAGGAGCCGGCCGTCGAGTCCGACGAACCGTCCGTCGACGTCGAGGAATCGACAGCCGCCGAGTCGGCCGACGACTCCGGAGTGGAAGAGGCGACCGCCTCCGACGCGGAAGACGAAACGGCGGACGTCGAGGATCTCCCCGACAGCGCCGCGGACGCCGCCATCAAGGAGGCGGAACCGGACGACTCGACCGACGCGGCGGACGAGGAATCGACCGACGCGGATGCGACGACCGAACCGGAAGCGGAGCCGGAACCGGCGGCCGCCGCGGAACCCGAGGAGGAACCCGCCGAACCGGAGACGGCCGACGAACCCGCGGAAACGGACGCTGAGGCGGCGTCCGAACCGACGGAGGCGGCCGACGACGCCGACGACGAAACCAACCAGGAGCCGGTCGACTCGATCAAGGGAATTGGCCCGGCCTACGCGGACCGCCTCGCCGCCGCCGGCGTCGAAACGGTCGGCGACCTCGCCGCCGCCGACGCCGCCGACCTGTCCGAGCAGACCGACATCTCCGAAAAGCGCATTCAGGGCTGGATCGACAGAGCGGACGTCCGCTAG
- the pabB gene encoding aminodeoxychorismate synthase, component I has product MSDPRVVTSLASFRAAAGERLEGGDATPTDDAPPDDATPRAPGVRIPIEVRVAVDDPFLAYRRARDSDAGGAFLETTGGQPGWGYFGVDPVDRLTVGPDAVARTDDGESPTLAALEGLLERDRLVRGDCSVPYPCGAIGWLSYDVARELESLPESAVDDRGLPRLEVGVYDRLAAWEAPTDDGAVTLRVTACPRLAGDDGSDEALEAAYERGRDRALELARAALEGDPGVDEPPVATSEATFESDCGREAFAERVRRVKEYVRDGDTFQTNVSQRLVAPAAVHPVAAYDALRRVNPAPYSGLLEGRAADLVSASPELLLERDGDFVRTEPIAGTRPRGETAADDRELEDDLLSDEKERAEHAMLVDLERNDLGKVCEYGSVAVDEYRRIDRYSEVMHLVSNVTGRLRDDESLADAIAAVFPGGTITGAPKPRTMEIIDELEATRRGPYTGSVGIFGFDGRATLNIVIRTLVRHAAEYHLRVGAGTVHDSDPYREYDETLDKARALIAAVDEALGERAGMALEAERGGEQRE; this is encoded by the coding sequence ATGAGCGATCCGCGCGTCGTCACCTCGCTCGCGTCGTTTCGAGCCGCTGCCGGCGAACGGCTCGAGGGTGGCGACGCCACGCCGACCGATGACGCGCCACCCGACGACGCGACGCCACGGGCGCCCGGCGTTCGAATTCCGATCGAAGTCCGCGTCGCCGTCGACGATCCGTTTCTCGCCTATCGGCGGGCGCGCGATTCCGACGCGGGCGGCGCCTTCCTCGAGACGACCGGCGGCCAGCCCGGCTGGGGCTACTTCGGCGTCGACCCCGTCGACCGGCTGACGGTCGGGCCGGACGCGGTCGCGCGAACGGACGACGGGGAGTCTCCGACGCTGGCCGCCCTCGAGGGGCTCCTCGAGCGAGACCGGTTGGTTCGCGGCGACTGTTCGGTCCCCTACCCCTGCGGGGCGATCGGCTGGCTCTCCTACGACGTCGCCCGCGAACTCGAGTCCCTTCCCGAGTCGGCCGTCGACGACCGGGGACTGCCGCGCCTCGAGGTCGGCGTCTACGACCGACTGGCGGCCTGGGAAGCGCCGACCGACGACGGTGCGGTGACGCTGCGGGTGACGGCCTGTCCGCGACTCGCCGGCGACGACGGCTCCGACGAGGCGCTCGAGGCGGCCTACGAACGCGGTCGCGACCGGGCGCTCGAACTCGCGCGGGCCGCCCTCGAGGGCGATCCGGGGGTCGACGAGCCGCCGGTGGCGACGTCCGAAGCGACGTTCGAGAGCGACTGCGGTCGCGAGGCGTTCGCCGAGCGCGTCCGCCGGGTCAAGGAGTACGTCCGGGACGGCGACACCTTTCAGACGAACGTCTCCCAGCGGCTGGTCGCTCCCGCGGCGGTCCACCCCGTGGCGGCCTACGACGCCCTCCGGCGGGTCAACCCCGCGCCGTACTCGGGGCTCCTCGAGGGCCGCGCGGCCGATCTGGTGAGCGCGAGTCCCGAACTCCTGCTCGAGCGCGACGGCGACTTCGTCCGGACGGAGCCCATCGCGGGCACGCGTCCGCGCGGCGAGACGGCGGCGGACGATCGGGAACTCGAGGACGACCTCCTGAGCGACGAGAAGGAGCGGGCCGAACACGCGATGCTGGTCGATTTAGAGCGCAACGACCTCGGGAAGGTCTGCGAGTACGGCTCCGTGGCGGTCGACGAGTACCGCCGGATCGACCGCTACTCGGAGGTGATGCACCTCGTCTCGAACGTGACCGGACGACTGCGCGACGACGAGTCGCTGGCCGACGCTATCGCGGCGGTCTTCCCGGGCGGCACGATCACCGGCGCGCCGAAACCGCGGACGATGGAGATCATCGACGAACTCGAGGCGACCCGTCGGGGCCCCTACACGGGCAGCGTCGGCATCTTCGGCTTCGACGGGCGGGCGACGCTGAACATCGTCATCCGGACGCTCGTCCGCCACGCCGCGGAGTACCACCTCCGGGTCGGCGCCGGGACCGTCCACGACTCCGATCCCTACCGCGAGTACGACGAGACCCTCGACAAGGCCCGCGCGCTGATCGCGGCCGTCGACGAGGCGCTGGGCGAGCGGGCCGGGATGGCGCTCGAGGCCGAACGCGGAGGTGAGCAGCGTGAGTGA
- a CDS encoding anthranilate synthase component II: MSDGRGSRERADTSERSKRLLVIDNYDSFAYNLVQYVGEVADEVVVRRNDEIDLADLESIDPTGIVVSPGPGTPEEAGISIPLFAETDYPILGVCLGHQALCAANGAPVVHAPHVVHGKPSTVEHDGDGIFDGLPETFQVGRYHSLAVDRADLPDTLLETARTTDERGVLMAVRHREKPHVGVQFHPESILTRGHDDAADGDGISLRVGKRMVANFCRFAAEATATGAEETRDD, from the coding sequence GTGAGTGACGGACGCGGTAGTCGGGAGCGAGCGGACACGAGCGAGCGCAGCAAACGGTTGCTGGTGATCGACAACTACGATTCGTTCGCGTACAACCTCGTCCAGTACGTCGGCGAGGTCGCCGACGAGGTCGTGGTCCGGCGCAACGACGAGATCGATCTCGCCGATCTCGAGTCGATCGATCCCACCGGAATCGTCGTCTCACCGGGGCCGGGAACGCCGGAGGAGGCCGGCATCTCGATCCCGCTGTTCGCCGAGACTGACTACCCGATTCTGGGGGTCTGTCTCGGCCACCAGGCCCTCTGTGCGGCCAACGGGGCACCGGTCGTCCATGCGCCCCACGTCGTCCACGGCAAGCCCTCGACGGTCGAACACGACGGGGACGGAATCTTCGACGGCCTGCCCGAGACCTTTCAAGTCGGCCGATATCACTCGCTGGCGGTCGACCGCGCGGACCTTCCCGACACCCTACTCGAGACGGCGCGGACGACCGACGAGCGCGGCGTGCTGATGGCGGTCCGCCACCGGGAGAAGCCCCACGTGGGCGTCCAGTTCCACCCCGAGAGCATCCTGACGCGGGGCCACGACGACGCGGCCGACGGCGACGGCATCTCGCTGCGGGTCGGGAAGCGCATGGTCGCGAACTTCTGTCGGTTCGCCGCGGAAGCGACGGCGACGGGAGCGGAGGAGACGCGGGATGACTGA
- a CDS encoding aminotransferase class IV, which yields MTDEDDRYYHVDGEIVPASEATVSVDDRGFRYGDAAFETMRAYGGTVLAWDRHVERLESTCDALSLAHGLTGADLRERIDETLAANDLADAYVRLSITRGVQPGKLTPRPEVDPTVVVYAKPLPRGGLEGDSVWDEPATARTVETRRVPDEAIPTGAKTHNYLNGILARAELRDADGSVEADEALVCDLEGAVAEGATSNLFFVRDGILHTPTTEGDVLPGITRKIVLELAAEEGIPTREGEYDLADVLEADEAFLTNRTWELRPIATLDDREIGGGPVTERLSRLYDERVERSCYFSS from the coding sequence ATGACTGACGAAGACGACCGCTACTACCACGTCGACGGCGAGATCGTCCCCGCGAGCGAGGCGACCGTCAGCGTCGACGACCGGGGCTTCCGGTACGGCGACGCCGCCTTCGAGACCATGCGGGCCTACGGCGGGACGGTCCTTGCGTGGGACCGCCACGTCGAGCGACTCGAGTCCACTTGCGACGCCCTCTCGCTCGCACACGGGTTGACCGGGGCCGACCTCCGCGAGCGGATCGACGAGACCCTCGCCGCGAACGACCTCGCCGACGCCTACGTCCGGCTCTCGATCACGCGCGGCGTCCAGCCGGGGAAGCTGACGCCCCGACCCGAGGTCGATCCGACGGTGGTCGTCTACGCGAAACCGTTGCCCCGCGGGGGGCTCGAGGGCGATTCGGTCTGGGACGAGCCCGCGACCGCGCGGACCGTCGAGACGCGCCGAGTGCCCGACGAGGCGATCCCGACCGGGGCGAAGACGCACAACTACCTGAACGGAATCCTCGCGCGCGCGGAACTCCGGGACGCCGACGGGTCAGTTGAGGCGGACGAAGCGCTCGTGTGCGACCTCGAGGGAGCGGTCGCGGAGGGCGCGACGAGCAACCTGTTTTTCGTCCGCGACGGCATCCTCCACACGCCGACGACCGAGGGGGACGTGCTGCCCGGGATCACTCGTAAGATCGTCCTCGAACTGGCGGCCGAGGAGGGCATTCCGACTCGAGAAGGCGAATACGATCTCGCGGACGTGCTCGAGGCCGACGAGGCGTTTCTGACGAACCGGACCTGGGAGCTCCGGCCGATCGCGACGTTAGACGACAGAGAGATCGGCGGCGGCCCCGTTACGGAGCGGCTCTCGCGGCTGTACGACGAGCGCGTCGAACGATCCTGTTACTTCTCGAGCTAA
- a CDS encoding MATE family efflux transporter: protein MIEQFLRTMMRTTDVVVTGLFSPAAVAAVGLADLYARLPLRIGLGLGSGVIALSSQDTGSGATGNRDEAITQAILLGAVAGLPFVLFGVLFGERAIAVLGAEPEVARMGGLYLAIIFATSPARHVALVAARSIQGAGDTRTPMYLNVVSNGLNIVGTLVLGLGLGPAPRLHILGVGVATAFGNVFSALALAAAIRGPWTPANFVRPRQWTVTKQLLSISAPRIAEGLVTTVLEFPFNSILLVFGTDVNAAYQIGRRVYQQLTSPLSRGYRTGTSIVVGQTLGDGDPAGARYNGWAAAALGLLTVGSLGGAIFVGAERIVGVFTDDPSTIGYAAGFARAYALAAPATVLYVVLSGALTSGSDTRTPFIARVSGMAVGMLGVSAVGGIYLDYGMSAVYASIVVFYVWAMGYVAVGYYRGGWVERTQTMMNERGSAPSED from the coding sequence ATGATCGAGCAGTTCCTCCGGACGATGATGCGGACGACCGACGTCGTCGTCACCGGGCTGTTCTCGCCCGCGGCGGTCGCGGCCGTCGGGCTGGCGGACCTCTACGCGCGCCTGCCGCTACGGATCGGGCTGGGCCTGGGAAGCGGCGTTATCGCTCTCTCGAGTCAGGACACGGGCAGCGGCGCGACGGGTAACCGGGACGAGGCGATCACGCAGGCGATACTGCTCGGCGCGGTCGCCGGGCTCCCGTTCGTGCTGTTCGGCGTTCTCTTCGGCGAGCGGGCGATCGCCGTGCTGGGCGCCGAGCCCGAAGTGGCCCGCATGGGCGGGCTCTACCTCGCGATCATCTTCGCGACCAGCCCCGCCCGCCACGTGGCGCTGGTCGCCGCGCGGTCGATTCAGGGGGCCGGCGACACGCGGACGCCGATGTACCTCAACGTCGTCTCGAACGGCCTCAACATCGTCGGCACGCTCGTCCTCGGGTTGGGACTGGGGCCCGCACCGCGGCTCCACATCCTCGGCGTCGGCGTCGCGACCGCCTTCGGCAACGTCTTCTCCGCGCTCGCGCTCGCCGCCGCGATCCGCGGGCCGTGGACGCCGGCGAACTTCGTCCGCCCCCGCCAGTGGACGGTCACGAAGCAACTGCTCTCGATCAGCGCGCCGCGGATCGCGGAGGGGCTGGTGACGACCGTCCTCGAGTTCCCGTTCAACTCGATCCTGCTGGTCTTCGGGACGGACGTCAACGCGGCCTACCAGATCGGCCGGCGGGTCTATCAGCAACTGACCAGTCCGCTCTCGCGGGGGTATCGGACCGGCACGAGCATCGTCGTCGGGCAGACCCTCGGCGACGGAGATCCGGCGGGCGCGCGGTACAACGGGTGGGCCGCGGCCGCGCTCGGCCTCCTGACCGTCGGCTCGCTCGGCGGCGCGATTTTCGTCGGCGCCGAACGGATCGTCGGCGTCTTTACCGACGATCCGTCGACGATCGGCTACGCGGCCGGCTTCGCTCGCGCGTACGCCCTCGCGGCGCCGGCCACCGTCCTCTACGTCGTGCTCTCGGGGGCACTCACCAGCGGCAGCGACACGCGGACGCCCTTTATCGCCCGCGTCTCGGGAATGGCCGTCGGCATGCTCGGCGTCTCGGCCGTCGGCGGGATCTATCTGGACTACGGGATGTCGGCGGTGTACGCCTCCATCGTCGTCTTCTACGTCTGGGCGATGGGCTACGTCGCCGTCGGCTACTATCGGGGCGGCTGGGTCGAACGAACGCAAACGATGATGAACGAGCGCGGCAGCGCGCCGAGCGAGGACTGA
- a CDS encoding saccharopine dehydrogenase family protein, giving the protein MDSLLIYGSYGYTGRLIAREAVSRGGSPVVAGRNGRAVSRQADELGVEGRTFDLSDAADVAAHLRSFDAVLNCAGPFVNTVDPLVDACLETDTHYLDISGEFQAFERLRRRDEAARAAGITILPGVGFDVVPTDCLASFLHAQLPEATALSLGIKGGGGLSRGTVRTLVEHLGDDGVVRRNGRLIKVPIAYRSREIDFGDGPEHAVTIPWGDVVTAAHSTGIDSIEVYAAAPSWATRALSAVDSLGWLLERRPVEAALERLVDARIDGPDAAARSAGAATVWGEAVDETTGRRARARLRTPNPYALTAEAAVSAAERVIDGSERGRSGRGRLPAGFQTPSSAFDSEFVLELSGTERELLEAPAESAEPERSALESD; this is encoded by the coding sequence ATGGACTCCCTTCTCATCTACGGCTCCTACGGCTACACCGGCCGACTGATCGCCCGCGAAGCCGTCTCTCGAGGAGGGTCCCCGGTCGTCGCCGGCCGCAACGGTCGCGCCGTCTCTCGGCAGGCGGACGAACTCGGCGTCGAAGGGCGAACCTTCGACCTGAGCGACGCCGCGGACGTCGCCGCCCACCTCCGGTCGTTCGACGCCGTGTTGAACTGCGCCGGACCGTTCGTGAACACGGTCGATCCCCTCGTCGACGCCTGTCTCGAGACCGACACCCACTATCTCGACATCAGCGGCGAGTTCCAGGCGTTCGAACGGCTCCGTCGCCGAGACGAGGCGGCCCGGGCGGCGGGAATCACGATCCTACCCGGCGTCGGCTTCGACGTCGTTCCCACCGACTGCTTGGCGTCGTTTCTCCACGCACAGCTGCCGGAGGCGACCGCCCTCTCGCTGGGGATCAAGGGCGGCGGCGGGCTCTCTCGTGGCACAGTCCGGACGCTCGTCGAACACCTCGGCGACGACGGCGTCGTCCGGCGCAACGGCCGACTCATCAAGGTCCCGATCGCCTACCGGAGCCGCGAGATCGACTTCGGCGACGGCCCCGAACACGCCGTCACGATTCCGTGGGGCGACGTCGTCACCGCCGCCCACAGTACGGGCATCGACTCGATCGAAGTCTACGCGGCCGCGCCGTCGTGGGCGACCCGCGCGCTCTCGGCCGTCGATTCGCTGGGCTGGCTGCTCGAGCGCCGGCCGGTCGAAGCCGCGCTCGAGCGCCTCGTCGACGCTCGAATCGACGGTCCGGACGCCGCGGCCCGCTCGGCCGGCGCCGCGACCGTCTGGGGCGAGGCCGTCGACGAGACGACCGGGCGTCGCGCCCGCGCCAGGCTCCGGACCCCGAACCCCTACGCGCTGACGGCCGAGGCCGCGGTGAGCGCCGCCGAACGCGTCATCGACGGGAGCGAGCGGGGCCGGAGCGGCCGCGGTCGCCTGCCGGCCGGCTTTCAGACGCCCTCCTCGGCGTTCGATTCCGAGTTCGTTCTCGAACTCTCCGGAACCGAGCGCGAACTCCTCGAGGCGCCGGCCGAGTCGGCCGAGCCCGAACGGTCCGCCCTCGAGTCCGACTGA
- a CDS encoding Rieske (2Fe-2S) protein, protein MDASQRITALEDVPTDSTVLFRVTDGSDGEREAILVATENGDDGTDGESEEDRLACWLNYCQHLTHIKIDKGSGAPMRNGELVCANHGAYFDADSGVCTYGPCEGAYLTDLEVTVDDGDVYLTDDDYEYVGAGPVDDDDDLSSSSNVKI, encoded by the coding sequence ATGGACGCGTCCCAACGGATCACTGCGCTCGAGGACGTGCCGACGGATTCGACGGTGCTCTTCCGGGTGACCGACGGCTCCGACGGCGAGCGGGAGGCGATTCTCGTGGCCACCGAGAACGGCGACGACGGAACCGACGGCGAGTCCGAGGAAGACCGACTCGCCTGCTGGCTGAACTACTGCCAGCATCTCACCCACATCAAGATCGACAAGGGGTCGGGCGCCCCGATGCGAAACGGGGAACTCGTCTGTGCCAACCACGGCGCCTACTTCGACGCCGACTCCGGGGTGTGTACGTACGGCCCCTGCGAGGGCGCTTACCTCACCGATCTCGAGGTGACGGTCGACGACGGCGACGTCTACCTGACCGACGACGACTACGAGTACGTCGGCGCGGGACCGGTCGACGACGACGACGATCTCTCCTCGAGTTCTAACGTCAAAATATAG
- a CDS encoding DUF7344 domain-containing protein: protein MTATPNSESDCVDFVLAVLDELEGCDASAETVDDAFGLLAAQRRRLLLSVMRTYGESLTLPDAAEEVAVRETGCQVPNISAERVHEIYLSLYHDHLPRLVDAGLLEYDQERDLVVPIGLE, encoded by the coding sequence ATGACTGCCACACCCAACTCCGAGTCCGACTGTGTCGACTTCGTGCTGGCAGTCCTCGACGAACTCGAGGGCTGTGACGCGTCAGCCGAGACGGTCGACGACGCGTTCGGACTACTGGCCGCCCAGCGCCGCCGACTGCTGCTGTCGGTGATGCGCACCTACGGCGAGTCGCTGACGCTGCCCGACGCCGCCGAGGAGGTCGCCGTCCGGGAAACCGGCTGCCAGGTTCCGAACATCTCCGCCGAGCGCGTCCACGAGATTTATCTCTCGCTGTATCACGACCACCTGCCGCGACTGGTCGACGCCGGCCTGCTCGAGTACGACCAGGAGCGCGACCTCGTCGTCCCGATCGGCCTCGAGTAG
- a CDS encoding transcriptional regulator, producing the protein MREADETTRQRLADALRDDPATPSELAVRLDLTPESVVRHAEHVSRSIGGNDADEQLLVAPPTCRDCGFDDFDDLLNLPSRCPGCKSESVTEPTLTIE; encoded by the coding sequence ATGCGCGAGGCCGACGAAACGACGCGACAGCGACTCGCCGACGCTCTCCGAGACGATCCCGCAACGCCCAGCGAACTCGCGGTCCGGCTCGATCTGACGCCGGAATCGGTGGTTCGCCACGCCGAACACGTCTCCCGATCGATCGGCGGGAACGACGCGGACGAACAGCTACTCGTCGCACCGCCGACGTGTCGGGACTGCGGCTTCGACGACTTCGACGACCTCCTGAACCTCCCCTCGCGGTGTCCCGGCTGCAAGAGCGAATCGGTCACCGAACCGACCCTGACGATCGAGTGA